One SAR202 cluster bacterium genomic window carries:
- a CDS encoding PLP-dependent transferase, producing the protein MRIETMAVHAGRHPDASTGAVTPPIHMATTFERDTDGSYPRGFIYGRSGNPNRAMLEECLAKLEGGAECAAFASGMAALTAVCQSLAPGDHVVAPSDIYHGTARMLREIMAPWGLKVSFIDMTDVERVRKSMTPKTRLVLVETPSNPLLKVVDIKGCVEVAHEAGAVCVVDNTWATPVLQRPLELGADLSVHSSTKYLGGHGDVTGGAVVARESEGIFKKVRHIQQNGGAVPSPFDCWLIMRGIRTLPYRMRAHCENASRVAEFLASHSMVKAVHYPGLAAHPGHRSAKAQMSGFGGMLSFQVKGGREAAFGVASRTRLFTRATSLGSYESLIEHRASVEGPESRTPEDLLRVSVGLEHWEDLVEDLGRGLVR; encoded by the coding sequence ATGAGGATTGAGACAATGGCGGTCCACGCCGGCAGGCATCCCGACGCGTCGACGGGGGCGGTGACACCGCCGATACACATGGCGACGACCTTTGAGCGCGATACGGACGGCAGCTACCCTCGTGGGTTTATCTACGGGCGGTCTGGGAACCCGAACCGCGCGATGCTGGAGGAGTGCCTGGCGAAGCTGGAGGGCGGGGCGGAGTGCGCGGCCTTCGCGTCAGGGATGGCGGCGCTGACGGCGGTATGCCAGTCGCTGGCGCCGGGGGACCACGTGGTCGCGCCGTCGGACATATACCACGGGACGGCAAGGATGCTTCGCGAGATCATGGCGCCGTGGGGGCTAAAGGTCAGCTTCATCGATATGACGGACGTGGAGCGAGTGAGGAAGTCGATGACGCCGAAAACCCGGCTGGTGCTGGTGGAGACTCCGTCGAACCCGCTGCTGAAGGTGGTGGACATAAAGGGGTGCGTCGAGGTCGCGCACGAGGCCGGGGCGGTGTGCGTGGTCGATAACACGTGGGCGACGCCGGTCTTGCAGCGGCCGCTGGAGCTGGGGGCGGACCTGTCGGTGCATTCCAGCACCAAGTACCTGGGGGGCCACGGCGACGTGACGGGCGGCGCGGTGGTGGCGAGGGAGTCCGAGGGGATATTCAAGAAGGTGCGGCACATACAGCAGAACGGGGGCGCGGTGCCGTCGCCCTTTGACTGCTGGCTCATCATGCGAGGCATCAGGACGCTGCCTTATCGTATGAGGGCGCACTGCGAGAACGCGTCGAGGGTGGCGGAGTTTTTGGCGTCGCATTCGATGGTCAAGGCGGTGCACTACCCGGGGCTGGCGGCGCACCCGGGGCATCGATCAGCGAAGGCGCAGATGAGCGGTTTTGGGGGGATGCTGTCTTTTCAGGTGAAGGGAGGGCGGGAGGCGGCCTTTGGGGTGGCGTCGAGGACGCGGCTGTTCACTCGAGCGACGAGCCTGGGGAGCTACGAGAGCCTGATAGAGCACCGGGCTAGCGTGGAGGGGCCGGAGAGCCGGACGCCGGAGGACCTGCTGCGGGTGAGCGTGGGGCTGGAGCACTGGGAGGACTTGGTGGAGGACTTGGGGAGAGGTTTGGTGAGATAA